A single region of the Epinephelus moara isolate mb chromosome 16, YSFRI_EMoa_1.0, whole genome shotgun sequence genome encodes:
- the gnat2 gene encoding guanine nucleotide-binding protein G(t) subunit alpha-2: protein MGAGASAEDKKSKELEKQLQEDADKDSKTVKLLLLGAGESGKSTIVKQMKILHQGGYTKEEQLEFRAVIYGNILQSALAIIRGMEMLSIDFGSPGAQELAQKLQNLSDSIEEGTMPAELADVIQKLWKDSGVQAGFERAAEYQLNDSAGYYLNEMDRICKPDYLPTEQDVLRSRVKTTGIIEEQFSCKELHFRMFDVGGQRSERKKWIHCFEGVTCIIFCGALSAYDMVLVEDDEVNRMHESLHLFNSICNHRFFALTSIVLFLNKKDLFEEKIKKVHLSICFPDYDGPNTYDDASDYIKKQFLDLNMKKGVKEIYSHLTCATDTKNVEIVFNAVTDIIIKENLKDCGLF from the exons ATGGGTGCGGGAGCAAGCGCCGAGGACAAAAAGTCAAAGGAGTTGGAAAAGCAACTCCAAGAAGATGCTGATAAGGACTCTAAAACAGTCAAGCTATTACTGCTTG GCGCTGGTGAATCAGGAAAAAGCACCATCGTAAAACAAATGAA GATTCTGCATCAAGGTGGTTACACAAAAGAGGAACAATTGGAGTTCAGAGCTGTCATCTATGGCAACATCTTGCAGTCTGCTCTGGCTATCATCAGAGGCATGGAGATGCTGAGCATTGATTTCGGCTCGCCCGGTGCCCAG GAGCTTGCACAGAAGCTGCAGAACTTGTCAGACTCCATTGAAGAAGGCACAATGCCTGCTGAGCTGGCTGATGTTATCCAGAAGCTGTGGAAAGACTCTGGCGTGCAGGCCGGCTTTGAAAGAGCCGCTGAGTACCAACTGAACGACTCTGCTGGCTA CTACCTCAATGAAATGGACAGAATCTGCAAGCCAGACTACCTCCCCACTGAGCAGGACGTGCTGCGATCTCGAGTCAAAACAACTGGTATCATTGAAGAACAGTTCTCCTGCAAAGAGTTGCACTTCAG GATGTTTGATGTGGGTGGCCAGAGGTCAGAGAGAAAGAAGTGGATCCATTGTTTCGAGGGTGTGACCTGCATCATCTTCTGCGGAGCTCTCAGCGCATACGACATGGTGCTGGTAGAGGACGACGAAGTG AACCGCATGCACGAGTCCCTCCATCTATTCAACAGTATCTGCAACCACAGATTCTTTGCACTGACCTCCATCGTGCTTTTCCTCAACAAGAAGGATCTCTTTGAAGAGAAGATCAAGAAAGTCCATCTGAGTATCTGCTTCCCAGACTACGATG GCCCCAACACGTATGACGACGCCAGCGACTACATCAAGAAGCAGTTCCTGGACCTGAACATGAAGAAGGGCGTGAAAGAAATCTACTCTCACCTGACCTgtgccacagacacaaagaacGTCGAGATTGTGTTCAACGCTGTGACAGACATCATCATCAAAGAAAACCTTAAAGATTGCGGTCTCTTCTAA